Part of the Temnothorax longispinosus isolate EJ_2023e chromosome 5, Tlon_JGU_v1, whole genome shotgun sequence genome is shown below.
TAGACGCCGTGCCGTCGTAAGCGGTGAGATCCCGACGACGGGCAGAGGCGCCGTACGGCAAACCGGGCTCGTGCGACGACCGGCCCCCGCGAGGGGGACCGGCCGCCTAGTAAGTGTGTCACATTGTTTTGAGCCTTTCGACTCACGAGACTCCTAGAGATAAAGGTACTCCTAGAGATAAAGGTACAGGAATAACAGCTGTACGCCGTGTTGCTAAAGCACTATGTAAACTCTCACAAAGATACATATTGTGGCCTAATGAAGATGACTTTGAGGATATTGTTTATGGCTTTTCTCGTGCACGTGGTTTTCCTATCAGGTTTTTCTTAACTGTAATGAAATTAACTAAAACGTTGGTATCACGAAACGTTGGTATGAAAGTGACACACATGCAACTCCAACTTAGAAATCATGCACAAGAATTTGTACAATCGAATTACGAATGTATTAATAAgtatcatatatgtattaattgtattatttgttcagaaattattatgtcatatttgttgaaaaatattattacatttatgtaaattaacaaTACGTATatgaagatttatatattctttttaggCCGTTTGTGATCATAGAATGCGATTTACACATATCTATGTTGGCAATGTAGGTTCAGTTCATGACTCCAGGGTTTTTCGGTTATCAGCTTTACAGCAATATATCAACAATCCAACTAAATTTCCAAATGATACACATTTAATTGGAGATGCTGCTTATGCTTTACATGAACATCTCTTAGTTCCTTATCCTAATAATAGCCATCTTACAcagcaacaaaaaaattataattattgccaTTCTTCTACTAGAATGGTAATAGAAAGAGCATTTGGTTATTTAAAAGGACGCTGGAGAAGTCTACTACATGTCTTGGCAGTCAATGACATAAAGTTTGCTCCTTACCGTATAATGGCATGCTGTGTGCTGCACAATATTTGTTTACTTCAGAACGATGAATTGGAGTTGGAAGATCGACTTATTCTAGCCAGAGAACAAGCACAAGTACAAGAAGAAGTTATTGAATGTAATAGAAATgctgcaataataaaaagaaataacataTGTGCAAATTTGAATAGAcacatataaacaaaatatataaaaataagttcaTATAGTATATTAAGCATATAGTATATTAagcacagagagagagagagagagagagagagagagagaaagagagagagaaagagtatattcatatttgtaattataataataaatatgcatgtgtatatatattttcatatattgtttctttttagatgatacagtattatatatgaagtaaatTGTACAAGCAAAagtaacagttttttttaaactgtcacaagaagaaatatattatataaagtattatccTTAAAAACTGCATTTATacactaataataataataatatactttattcggTTCGGCCTTCCAGCCTAAAATCcgggacttggtttacaattttGCTACCTAAACATTCACTCCTTCATccactctctctttcccttctcctattctctctcattttt
Proteins encoded:
- the LOC139813476 gene encoding uncharacterized protein, producing MIALGNASSMNSSSRLPESQPRAAQTEQAVAEPEPPQGNPAAAPAPREVALPNMPPTPLMSALQVPLLTPTPPPLIEAIAEIVGSICERFNVGRSTALYITRRVVRALVKLAPVIIKWPTGEQLNEVWIGFENTSGFLKVIGAIDGTHINIQAIKNHPESYVNRKIYHGVRRQAVCDHRMRFTHIYVGNVGSVHDSRVFRLSALQQYINNPTKFPNDTHLIGDAAYALHEHLLVPYPNNSHLTQQQKNYNYCHSSTRMVIERAFGYLKGRWRSLLHVLAVNDIKFAPYRIMACCVLHNICLLQNDELELEDRLILAREQAQVQEEVIECNRNAAIIKRNNICANLNRHI